The Gemmatimonadaceae bacterium genome has a segment encoding these proteins:
- a CDS encoding prepilin-type N-terminal cleavage/methylation domain-containing protein: protein MLKLRKGFTLIELLIVVVIIGILAAIAIPKFANTKSKAYITAMKSDLRNLVTAEEAFFSDSSKYTATI, encoded by the coding sequence ATGCTCAAGCTCCGCAAGGGTTTCACGCTCATCGAGCTCCTGATCGTCGTCGTGATCATCGGCATTCTGGCCGCGATCGCGATCCCGAAGTTCGCGAACACGAAGTCGAAGGCGTACATCACCGCCATGAAGTCGGATCTGCGTAACCTCGTGACGGCCGAAGAGGCGTTCTTCTCGGATTCGTCGAAGTACACGGCGACGATCA